Genomic DNA from Pelosinus sp. UFO1:
GCTAGTTCCGTGGAAGCGGAACTTCCTTTTTCAGTCAAGTGTGATGTAGTGTAGTTGCTTAATTAGCCGAATGCATTACATGCGCTAACATATAAAAGTATAAAAAAATCTTACACATTATTTTTAGGTAATCTGGCTGAAGTTTTATCCGATGACTAAACCGCTCTAAGACTCCCATCTTCTATAAGTGGGAGTTAAGAGCGGCTAAGTCCCTGGATAAGTGCGACTAAGATTCAGGTGGAGTTAAAACTCCATCTGAATCAAGTCTTCTTTATTTTCGATGAGTGAGGTGAATTAAGTTACTAATCTAATAAGCAAAAATTCTATCTAATAAATAGGAAGGGTTAGGTGTAGTGTTATGAATCAAATCATGAGAGTACTTGGAATTTTATTTTTATCCATTGCCATTATTGGAGGCTTTACAATGAGGCAAACAGCTAGTGCTGCTGCCTTGACAGATAAGAAGGCTATTTTAGTTGTTAGCTTTGGTACTACTTTTGCGGATACACGAAAAGTAACGACTGATGCTGTGGAGGCTAAAATTCGCGAAGCTTTTCCTGAGTATGAAGTCCGCCAAGCGTTTACTTCTCGAATTATTATTAAAAAATTAGATGAGCGGGACGGTATTAAAATTGATACCGAAAAGCAAGCACTCGATAAGTTGAAAGCAGAAGGGTATACGGAAGTAATTGTACAACCCTTGCATATGGAAGCTGGCGACGAATATGCAAAGCTAACTCGTGTTGTTGAAAAGTATGAGGAAAATAAGGCATTTAATAAAATATCCATAGGTCGTCCTGTTCTATACTATACAGGACAAGCAGGGGAAAAGCCGGATGATTATGCAATTGCTATCAAAGCGTTAGAAAACCAATTTCCTAAATTAGGAAAACAAGAAGCGATTGCTATGATGGGCCATGGTGGTGTAAATCCTTCTAACGCTGCTTATGCTGCATTACAAATGAAGCTGAAAGATGCTGGGCTTAAAAATGTCTTTATTTTCACAGTCGAGGGATATCCAACTGTGAGTAATCTTATAAGTGAATTAAAAGAAAATAAAATTAAAAAAGTAACACTAATGCCTTTTATGTTGGTTGCTGGTGACCATGCCACCAACGATATGGCTGGAGATGACAAGGAATCATTCAAATCTCAGCTGCTAGCAGCAGGGTTCAAAGTAGATACTTATCTTCATGGGCTGGGTGAAAATGTGGGAGTACAAGACATTTATGTACAACATGTGAAAGATGCCATCGAAGGAAAGTTTGACAAAAGCAAAAGAAGTAAAGACCGCCCTGTGATTCCAGTTATTGATTAGGCAGTTTTAGAAAGAAGCAAAGAACGCACCTTACAGCCAGAGGATGGCCTGTAAGGTGCGTTCTGTTAGAGAATTACTAAAATAGTATTGCTACAATATCTTTTACCTGCTGATTGGCTACCTTATAACAGATTTCTAACCCTTTTCGTTCCCCCTCAATAATCCCTGCTGACTTTAATTTTGCTAGATGCTGAGATACCGTGGATTGGGGGAGATTCAGACATTCTTGCATCTTCGTTACGTTACATTGGTTATTAATTAATCCCCTTACAATACAAAGTCTTACGGGATGGGCGATTGCTTTGAGTACTTCGCTTTGCTGAATATAGTTTTTCATATCTTCCATATTATCATCCTCAATTTCTACTGTATTAGATAAATAAATTGGTATCGGATAATTCTGCAGCACTGAGATACGTAGCAACACCGGCAACTTCAATACCATCTATTAATTCCTCTGCTTTGATGCCCATTACATCCAAGGACATGCTGCAAGCTACGATTCGAATGCCTTGTTTCTGAGCTTGTTGAATCAGATCTTCTAGAGAAGAAACATTTTTTTTGTTCATAATATACCGAATCATTTTACCACCGATGCCACCCATATTCATAGTGGATAAGCCAAGTTTTTTAGATCCTCTAGGCATCATCATGCCAAACATAGTTTCTAGCAGTGTTTTACTAGTATTTACTTTAGTAGGTTTTCTAAGAATATTAAGTCCCCAAAAGGTGAAAAACATCGTTACTTTTCTTCCCATAGCAGCGGCTCCATTGGCAATAATGAAGGCAGCAATTGCCTTATCTAAATCACCACTAAAGACAACCATCGTTTTATCATTGTTAGGGGAACTAAGGGATTGGCTTTCCTTTTGTAATGCACTGCCTTTTTTTATATAGGCTTTGACAAGCTGGCCTGAGGTATTAACGTCTAGTAATGAATTTCCGGTGCTAGCGCACCAAGCCTTTATATCAGAGCCAAAAGCTAGATCTGTACTGGTTACTTCTAAAATTTGGCCAGGTTGCATTGTACTAAGGGTATTATAAACTTGCATAATCGGACCAGGGCATTGTAAACCACAAGCATCAATCGTAACATCGGCGTGAGTATTGTGAGCAGCAGGTATAGTTTGCTGTACGATATTTTCCTGCAATTCTTCATAACGGAAAATATCCCGATTGGATTGTTCTTGCATGGCAGCAGTATAGGTTTTGTAGCCGCCACTTAAATTTTTCAAATTGGTATAGCCATTTTGTACTAGGATTCTATAAGCCAAATAGCCTCTTAATCCGATCTGGCAAAACAGAATGAGTTCTTTATTTTTAGGAATTTCCTGGAGTCTGCCTCTTAGCTCATCGAGTGGAATGTTGATGGCACCTTCTATCGAACCCATACCAAATTCTAAAGGAGTTCGTACATCGACAAAAAGAGCACTTCCTTTATCTACTTGCTGGATTTCGTCCCAATGAATAATTTTGTGATCTCCTTTTAATATGTTGGATGCAACATAGCCAGCCATATTGACAGGATCTTTTGCGGATGAATAGGGAGGTGCATAAGATAATTCTAATTTTTCTAAATCATAGACTGTCATGCCTGCGCGAATCGCTGTTGCAATGACATCAATTCTTTTTTCCACGCCTGCCTGGCCAATCGCTTGTGCGCCAAGTATTTTTCCATCGATGGGAGAAAAGAGGAGCTTTAGAGAAATAGTGGTTGCCCCACGGTAGTAACCTGCATGGGATAAAGAATGGGTGTAGGATTTTTCATAAGGAATCTGAAATCTCTTTAGTATTTTTTCATTATTTCCTGTAGAAGATACTGTTACATCAAATACTTTGAGTACAGAAGTTCCTTGTGTTCCAGCATACTCATCCTGCCTGCCTAAGATATGATTAGCAGCAATTCGTCCTTGTTTATTCGCGGGCCCAGCCAATGGAATGAGGGTAGGGTGACCATTTATATAATCAATTACTTCAATGGCATCACCAACAGCGTAAATGTCAGGATCTGAAGTTTTTAAATTTTTGTCAACTCGGATTCCGCCTCTTTCTCCTAAAGCCAAATTTGCTGTTTTTGCTAGTTTAGTATCTGGAATTACGCCAATGCCTAATAGAATGATATCTGCTTTAAGCTCTGTATTGCTTGTAAGTGAAACAATGGAGTAATTCTCTTCTTGACGCACTGATGTTACGCCATCTTCCAGATAAACTTCCATGCCTTTTTCTTTTAAATATTGATGCACTAAGGCTGCCATTTCAAAGTCGATAGGCCCCATTACTTGATTGGCTAGTTCCACTAAGGTAACTTTGATGCCTCTTTCTACTAGATTCTCGGCTAATTCAATACCGATGAATCCTCCTCCTACGACAATCGCTCGTTTAGGATGCTGAGTATCAACAAAATCTTTAATAGCGTAGGTATCCGGAATATTTCTCATGGTGAAAACATTCGCTGCCTCTAAGCCTGGGATCGGAGGCTTAATCGGAGCAGCACCTGGCGAGAGAATTAATTTATCATAAGATTCTCTATAGTTAGTACCTTTTATAAGATCTTTTACCACAAGTTCTTTTTTCTCCGTATCAATACTTAGGACTTCGCTAAAGATTCGCACGTCAATA
This window encodes:
- a CDS encoding helix-turn-helix transcriptional regulator; protein product: MEDMKNYIQQSEVLKAIAHPVRLCIVRGLINNQCNVTKMQECLNLPQSTVSQHLAKLKSAGIIEGERKGLEICYKVANQQVKDIVAILF
- a CDS encoding DsrE/DsrF/DrsH-like family protein, which translates into the protein MKILIVGGVAGGASAAARLRRLDETAEIILFEKGEHISFANCGLPYYVGEIIREKEQLVVQTPEAMNIRFNIDVRIFSEVLSIDTEKKELVVKDLIKGTNYRESYDKLILSPGAAPIKPPIPGLEAANVFTMRNIPDTYAIKDFVDTQHPKRAIVVGGGFIGIELAENLVERGIKVTLVELANQVMGPIDFEMAALVHQYLKEKGMEVYLEDGVTSVRQEENYSIVSLTSNTELKADIILLGIGVIPDTKLAKTANLALGERGGIRVDKNLKTSDPDIYAVGDAIEVIDYINGHPTLIPLAGPANKQGRIAANHILGRQDEYAGTQGTSVLKVFDVTVSSTGNNEKILKRFQIPYEKSYTHSLSHAGYYRGATTISLKLLFSPIDGKILGAQAIGQAGVEKRIDVIATAIRAGMTVYDLEKLELSYAPPYSSAKDPVNMAGYVASNILKGDHKIIHWDEIQQVDKGSALFVDVRTPLEFGMGSIEGAINIPLDELRGRLQEIPKNKELILFCQIGLRGYLAYRILVQNGYTNLKNLSGGYKTYTAAMQEQSNRDIFRYEELQENIVQQTIPAAHNTHADVTIDACGLQCPGPIMQVYNTLSTMQPGQILEVTSTDLAFGSDIKAWCASTGNSLLDVNTSGQLVKAYIKKGSALQKESQSLSSPNNDKTMVVFSGDLDKAIAAFIIANGAAAMGRKVTMFFTFWGLNILRKPTKVNTSKTLLETMFGMMMPRGSKKLGLSTMNMGGIGGKMIRYIMNKKNVSSLEDLIQQAQKQGIRIVACSMSLDVMGIKAEELIDGIEVAGVATYLSAAELSDTNLFI
- a CDS encoding sirohydrochlorin cobaltochelatase, with translation MNQIMRVLGILFLSIAIIGGFTMRQTASAAALTDKKAILVVSFGTTFADTRKVTTDAVEAKIREAFPEYEVRQAFTSRIIIKKLDERDGIKIDTEKQALDKLKAEGYTEVIVQPLHMEAGDEYAKLTRVVEKYEENKAFNKISIGRPVLYYTGQAGEKPDDYAIAIKALENQFPKLGKQEAIAMMGHGGVNPSNAAYAALQMKLKDAGLKNVFIFTVEGYPTVSNLISELKENKIKKVTLMPFMLVAGDHATNDMAGDDKESFKSQLLAAGFKVDTYLHGLGENVGVQDIYVQHVKDAIEGKFDKSKRSKDRPVIPVID